A region of the Hydrogenimonas thermophila genome:
AAGGTGTTGATACAACTGTTATCTCTATGGACCTTCCATTTGCTGCTGGACGTTTCTGTTCTGCTGAGGGAATTGAAAACCTTACAGTTGCATCTGACTTCCGTAACAAAGATTTTGCAAACGCATATGGTGTTCTTATTGCTGAAGGTCCACTTGCAGGTGTAACTGCTCGTGCAATCTTTGTTATTGACAGAGATGGTACTGTTGTTTACAAGCAACTTGTTCCTGAAATTACTGAAGAACCAGAGTATGAAGAGGCTCTTGAAGCTGCAAAAGCTGCTGCTAGCAAATAATTTTAAAATATAAAGCTGCTACATTAGGGGAAATAAAAGGGTTGGCTTTAAGCCATCCCTTTTTTTAATTTAATATAAACTACAAAACTGACTCTTTCTAAAAACTTCAAAATAATACACATTTATTCTCTTTATTTTAACTGTGGTATACTGCATAAAGATTATTTTTTATTATAAAAAATAATTTGAGTAAGATTGTTGATAATAAAAATTTTGATGAATAGCCATTCATTAAATTAAAATTAAATTTATCAGCAAGTAGTTACACTTCTGTATGTGTTAATAAATAACCATTCATTCATTAAAGGAGACTTCATGGAAGTGGAAATCTCAAGAAGAAGATTCCTTCAGGGAACAGTTGCTTTGACTGTTCTTGGTGCTTCTGGGGTATCTGGCTCAGGTTTGCTTAAAACCAGTGATGCTAGAGCTGACAGTAGCAAGAGAAAAGTTGTTCCTACACTTTGTGAAATGTGTGTCAACAAGTGTGCGGCATATGCAGTAGTAGAGAATGGTATTGTGAAAAAGCTAGATCCAAACCCTCACTTTCCAAAATCGAAAAATATGTTATGTGCCAGGGGAAATGCCGGTATTCATGCACTCTATGATCCAGATAGATTAAAGTACCCAATGATTAGAGTAGGTAAAAAGGGTGAAGGCAAGTTTAAACGTGTAACTTGGGATGAAGCGTATGAAGCTATTCTTAATGGTACAGATAAATTCAAAGGTTTAAAACAGATCCTTGAAGAGGAGAAAGATAACAGATCAACTATCTCTTACTGTGCTGGTGAAGGTATGGCAGAGCATACATTTAAAAGTTTCATGGCAGATAAATTTGGTTCTTCAAACTTTGTAAATCATGCATCTATCTGTCTGCAGACAACAGTTTCAGGCTATGCTCTAACTATAGGCGGATATGGTCTTGATGATTTGGAGAATGCAAATTATGTAATTATGGCAGGTGCCAATCGTGCAGAAGCAATAATTACACCTGATACTATGGATATTTTCAAACGTACAAGAGGACGTGGAGCTAAACTTGTAGTTATTGACCCAAGATATACAAATACAGCAGCTCAAGCTGATAGATGGGTTCCTATAAAAGTAGGAACAGACTTAGCATTTGTTTTAGCTCTTACATATGTTGTAATGACAGAGACTCTTTATAATAAAAAGTTTGTTGAAGAGAATGTTGATGGTTTTGAAGAGTATCGAAACTATATTGTTAATGAGAAAAAGTACACTCCTGAATGGGCAGAGAAAATTACAGGGGTGGATGCTGAAACTATTAGAACTATAGCACGTGAATTTATGGCTCATGCACCAAGAGCTATCTACTATCAAGGTCGTCGTACAGCGTGGAGTAAACAAGATTTTCAACTTAGACGAGCTCAGGCAATATTTACAGCTTTGGGTGGTGGTATAGATGTAAAAGGTGGAATTGTTTTTGGAAAGAAACTACCTTTGGGAAGTCATGAAATAAATGCACCAATGTATGCAAATGCTGAGTCTAGAATAGATCGTAAAGAGGCGGCTATTGTAGGTGGTAGTGGAACCTGGATAGGTTTTAGAAATATGATTGTAGAGGATCGTACGCCATATCCAGTTAGAGGAATGTTTATCTATAAACAGAACCCAATGTTAAGCGTACCAAATACAAAAAAAACAAGACAAATGTTTGAAAAGATGGATTTGGTAGTTGCTATAGATACAATGCCAAGCGACACAGTAATGATGGCTGATGTAGTTTTGCCTGAGTGTACATATCTTGAGCGTGAAGATCCTGTTAAATCGTTTGGAGGTATAGAGCCATCTATTGTATTGCGTCAAAAAGCAATTGATCCAATGTATGACACTAAGCCTGTTATTGAGATTATCAGAGGGTTGGCTCAGAAGGTTTCGAAACCTCTTTTTGAGATAAGCAAGAAGTATGATGAAGATCTTCAAAGTGAGTTAGAAGATCGTCCAGAAGAAGAGGTTTACAATGAAGATGGCTGGAACTTGGCAGATGCTTACCTTCAAAGTCAAGAAGAGATCAATGAACATCTTGTAGTAAGTGAGTATGGAAAAGAGGCTTACGAGACTTTAAAAGAGAAGGGTGTCTTCTATCCAAATATGGATAAATACTTTAAAAAGATATCTGAAAATGAGTATGAGTACTACCCTGAAGAGGCAAGATACTACTCTGTCAATGCATTAGAGAAATTTGACAACAGTGTTTACCACGATACCTGCGTAGATGAAAAAGAGATAGCAGCACTTAGACGCAAATTTAAGACACCATCAGGGAAAGTGCAGTGTAACTTTAAATCATTGGCAAAAAAAGGTATTGATCCTATGCCAACTTGGCATGATGAGATGTATCAAGAGACGCCAGAAGGTAAATTTAAATTTATTACAGGAAGACACGCTCAGTTTACACAAAACTCCACTGCAAATAATATTATGCTTCTTGATCTAATGCGTGAAAACTATCTTTGGATAAACAAAGAAGAGGCAGAAAAACGGGGTATAAAATATGGTGACTTGGTAGAGGTAGAAAGTAAAATAGGAAAGGTTCGTATAAAAGCGTATCCAACCAGCAAAATTATACCTGGTGTTCTCTTTTATGTTCATGGTTTTGGAAGTGAAAGTACAGGTATGACATTTGGTTACAGAAATGGTGCTAGTGATAACTTGATTATAGAAGATGTCATAGAACCTGTATTTGGCAGTGCAGCGATGCATGAAACAATTGTCGATGTAAGAAAGGTGTGATCATGAATTTTGCAATGGCATTGGATTATCAAAGTTGTATCAACTGTAAAGCATGTGAGACAGCATGTAAAGAGGAAAATGGTGTTCAACTTGGTGCAGATAAACAGCGTATATGGGTTGGACAGACAGAAGAGACAATATTTGGCAGACCTTTTGTAAACTTCTACCCTTCACAGTGTAACCACTGTTTAGATGCCCCTTGTGTAGATGTTTGCCCAACAAATGCAAGTCATTTTGCAGTAGGCGGTTTAGTAATGGTTGACAAAGAGAAGTGTATTCTTTGTAAAGGTTGTATGGAGGCTTGCCCATATGATGCTCGTTTTGTTGATGACAAAAAGGTTGCTGTTGACAAGTGTACATTCTGTTACGATACCCGCATTTTAAATGGTGAAACTACAACAGCTTGTCAAGCTACCTGTCCTACCAAAGTAAGACTTTTTGGAGATTTGGATGATGAAAATGGTGAATTGGTACAACTTCTAAAGAGTCGTAAGTTTTTTGTTCTTAAAGAGGATGAGGGGACAGTTCCTAAGCTTTTCTATCTTGTACCAGAACAAGACGAAAATTTTGCAATGAGATCAATTGGACACAATACAAAGATATATACGTGGGATGAGTTTAAGCCTATTATTGAAAAAGCTAAAGCAAAAAGGAGTCCACAATGGAAAAGTATGTAATAGCAGGTCTTGAAATCAATAGAGTCTCATTCAAAGATCTATTTTTCAATAGGACAATGCTAATTGCCTATATTCTATTAGCATTGGGAATATATGGTATTTATGAAGTATTTGATGAGAGATACTTTATGCTCACAGCAAATGCACATGATGCTGCACTAAATCCTGGAAGCAGAGATGTTGCAATAGCAATGAAAGAGGCAGTATTTGGTGATGGGGGTGAAGTAAAGCGTGATGCTCCTTGGTCTTTGTATATTGTCAATTATATGTATATGATTTACAGTGGTAGTGGAATAATCTTTTTAGTGGCATTGGCTGAGATTTTTAATGTTGAGATTATTAAAAAGACAGCGGCTGGTTTTATGATGTTTGGGTTAGCAATGGTATTTGGAGGTCTCTTTACTATTGCAGTTGACCTAAATATTTTACATATGCATTGGATGTTCTTATCTCCAAATGTAACTGCAGGTATGTGGCTAATGCTTCCTCTTTATCTTTTTTATATTCCATTTGTTCTTTTTGAGATATATCTTTTAATTACAAAAAATCATGAATGGGCAAAAAGGATAGCTTATCCGGTTATCATAATGAGTATTGTTGTAGACATTGTTGAGTACTACATTCAAGCAAAACTTTTTGATATGAATACAGCACGACACCTTTGGACAACATACCCTGCATTGACACTATACTTTATTGTTTCAGCATTTGTTGCTGCAGTTGC
Encoded here:
- the tpx gene encoding thiol peroxidase; amino-acid sequence: MATTKLKGNEVKLAGNEVNVGDKAPEVTVVNSDGLADKKVGGAQDKVQLLVVVPSLDTPVCAAETRKFNEKAAQIEGVDTTVISMDLPFAAGRFCSAEGIENLTVASDFRNKDFANAYGVLIAEGPLAGVTARAIFVIDRDGTVVYKQLVPEITEEPEYEEALEAAKAAASK
- a CDS encoding molybdopterin-containing oxidoreductase family protein yields the protein MEVEISRRRFLQGTVALTVLGASGVSGSGLLKTSDARADSSKRKVVPTLCEMCVNKCAAYAVVENGIVKKLDPNPHFPKSKNMLCARGNAGIHALYDPDRLKYPMIRVGKKGEGKFKRVTWDEAYEAILNGTDKFKGLKQILEEEKDNRSTISYCAGEGMAEHTFKSFMADKFGSSNFVNHASICLQTTVSGYALTIGGYGLDDLENANYVIMAGANRAEAIITPDTMDIFKRTRGRGAKLVVIDPRYTNTAAQADRWVPIKVGTDLAFVLALTYVVMTETLYNKKFVEENVDGFEEYRNYIVNEKKYTPEWAEKITGVDAETIRTIAREFMAHAPRAIYYQGRRTAWSKQDFQLRRAQAIFTALGGGIDVKGGIVFGKKLPLGSHEINAPMYANAESRIDRKEAAIVGGSGTWIGFRNMIVEDRTPYPVRGMFIYKQNPMLSVPNTKKTRQMFEKMDLVVAIDTMPSDTVMMADVVLPECTYLEREDPVKSFGGIEPSIVLRQKAIDPMYDTKPVIEIIRGLAQKVSKPLFEISKKYDEDLQSELEDRPEEEVYNEDGWNLADAYLQSQEEINEHLVVSEYGKEAYETLKEKGVFYPNMDKYFKKISENEYEYYPEEARYYSVNALEKFDNSVYHDTCVDEKEIAALRRKFKTPSGKVQCNFKSLAKKGIDPMPTWHDEMYQETPEGKFKFITGRHAQFTQNSTANNIMLLDLMRENYLWINKEEAEKRGIKYGDLVEVESKIGKVRIKAYPTSKIIPGVLFYVHGFGSESTGMTFGYRNGASDNLIIEDVIEPVFGSAAMHETIVDVRKV
- a CDS encoding 4Fe-4S dicluster domain-containing protein, producing the protein MNFAMALDYQSCINCKACETACKEENGVQLGADKQRIWVGQTEETIFGRPFVNFYPSQCNHCLDAPCVDVCPTNASHFAVGGLVMVDKEKCILCKGCMEACPYDARFVDDKKVAVDKCTFCYDTRILNGETTTACQATCPTKVRLFGDLDDENGELVQLLKSRKFFVLKEDEGTVPKLFYLVPEQDENFAMRSIGHNTKIYTWDEFKPIIEKAKAKRSPQWKSM
- the nrfD gene encoding NrfD/PsrC family molybdoenzyme membrane anchor subunit is translated as MEKYVIAGLEINRVSFKDLFFNRTMLIAYILLALGIYGIYEVFDERYFMLTANAHDAALNPGSRDVAIAMKEAVFGDGGEVKRDAPWSLYIVNYMYMIYSGSGIIFLVALAEIFNVEIIKKTAAGFMMFGLAMVFGGLFTIAVDLNILHMHWMFLSPNVTAGMWLMLPLYLFYIPFVLFEIYLLITKNHEWAKRIAYPVIIMSIVVDIVEYYIQAKLFDMNTARHLWTTYPALTLYFIVSAFVAAVAIMIIYSIFVYRDKLKDEFGELLNLLRKTSLYVIGLLAAYEATAFLFIDKNWGGIILFGDFKYYFYLYLSLAVALPFMMEFKGHKSIVLTSLGAVSMIIGTYIGRYIFVYGGNAYPMSDRFGTGFEKYGEYEQMKDFIFYFPHFGEVLVVIGSIGVVLAAYKIFDSLFSVSRISSH